Within the Medicago truncatula cultivar Jemalong A17 chromosome 4, MtrunA17r5.0-ANR, whole genome shotgun sequence genome, the region TCCCTCGTATGTTAGCCTTGCTATGCTTCACAATCTCGAATAAAAGAAGAGAATTGTGTTAGGTCTGGACAACCAACATCTAACTTTGTCGACATTTGCGAGTAACAAGGGAATCCCTCCTATGTTAGCCTTGCTATGCTTCACAATCTCGAATAAAAGAAGAGAATTGTGTTAGGTCTGGACAACCAACATCTAACTTTGTCGACATTTGCGAGTAACAATATCGTTGGATAAAAAAGACTTGCACttagttttcattgatttggaAAAGATGCATGATAGAGTTGCtagagtgaaaaaaaaaaacttaagaaagTGGTtaggtttatatatatatatattcaagttATAAAAGATATATAGGAGGAGTCTCGATTAGTGTGAAGACATATAATGGAGACATCAtcaattttttccaaacaaTATGAGTGCACCAAAGTTCAACCCTAGatcttattttttactttagttttgaATATACTTACAAACGCATCCTAGCATCAATATGTATACTTTTTGCATATGAAATAATCCTATATATAGGCTTTCTCGTGAGAGAAGCAAAATAGAGTATATGAAATGTAATTTTAGAAGacgaaatatttttattttagatgtAAAAGTTAGAGATCATATCATACCACAAATTACATGatttaaatatcttaaatttatAGTACAAAATATAAGGAGTTGTATATATTttataggcaaaattacacaattagtcccttaactttattttaggtaacactttcgtcctttttcttttttttttgtcacgatttagtcatttatgttataaaatgacaatatcttatcatttttttatgagatttttttcaaagaaatttgattttctaggcttgtatgatgaagatttacgtttgcctatgagtttgatgatttttttttggagtttttgattatttttttcataaaaaatgataactatgttgttattttataacataaaggactaaatcgtgacaaaaaaaagataaaggacgaaagtgttacctaaaatataGTTAAgagactaattgtgtaattttaccTATTTTATATGATACAAAAGTACTGCTTTTAAATTATGTATACTCAAAACAGGTGGGATTTAGCATGGGAAATGATAtttgtttcccaccatgggaaagttaatGTTAGCCATTAGATCAGGTAGAGAACTATACACCCTCAACACTAGATTATTTTGTAACCATCTTCCACCTTCATCTCTCTCaacattttcagaatttttttttgggaaacattttcagaaattaaaacttaataatccagaaatcaaataaaaataaaacaacttaacaaaaaaaattcttccaatgaaaaatacattttcaTGCGTTGAACTTAtcaaatgaaaatcaaacaacttaaaaaattctttttcctGCATTGAACTAGCCTAGGAGatccaaatttttatttatttttttaatctggaaaatgaaaaataatgagagAGAAGAATGCAGATAATTTTCAATcatgaaacaacaacaacattcatcaTCACATCACATAAAGCATATTCCTCAAAATCCTTTCAAACTCATCATCACTCCAAATTTCCCACACATTCAATTTCTTCAACTCCCATAACAAATCAAATTACCTTATTTTACCTTCTTTTATTGTGAGATTCAAgtgaaaagaataaaattaaattaaagataaaataataagaagattagattattagaaacaaaagtgGTAAAATATAGAATGGGGTTTTGTTACAAAGAGAGTGAATGAAGAATAATAAGATAATTAAGGAATTAAGAATTGTAGAAAAGAGTTTGGTATTTTTCATCTGTCAATTAGGGTGAAAACAATTAAAGAGATGGTTGTTCATAACATGTTCGTAACACGGTTTTAACtggatttggatttgattttgatgtgaAGGGAAGGAGAGTTGGGACAACCATTTTGATGGTGTTGCTGGTGGTGGGTTGGTTGGTATGGAGGAGAGATGGTAGTGGAAGATAGTGACAATAATCTAGTGTTGAGGGTGTATAATTCTCTACTTGATCTAATGGCTAACattaactttcccatggtgggaaacaagtatcctttcccatgctaaaccccacCTTCAAAACAAAGAGGCATGTTCAACTCatgtcaaaataaaaaggagagcATATTCAACACGACAAAGAAATGAATACACGACTGCTACTGTTTTGGCTGTTAGCTTAGGATTATTTTTTGCCGTTCTAAATTTATTTATCGTAATGAGTATATACCACTTTCATTCTCTTACTTTTATTTATCACTTTTTCTTAATTATGGGACAAATGGAAGGCAGATCAATTTGCTTGTAAgaaattgtgattttatttatttgaaacatGGTATTGtgattctttttaaaatttaaagtataTCTTTTACATTAATTCGTAGAAACGCtgtcattttcattttataaaatgaatccGAATATACTCCCATTTTATTGACTCCACTTGCAAATTCACAAGTCTCAAAAGTTTCAATTTATcctaaaataaagaaaaagaaaaataatcataGCTACAAGCCCAGagataatacaaaataaatctGTAAAGCTAAGCTCCATTATCACGTTCTCACCCCTTTTTTCAGGTGAAAAAGCAGTCCAATATTGTAAAGCAAAATTAAATTACActtctttttctattaaaaatacatatattcataaaaaagaaaaagctaaaaaacaaaatacacaCAATTTTACACATTGTTTCAAGAAACAAAAGTTTACTTTAATTCCTCAGTCAACATCCTTTGACACCGACACAGACAACAACGGAGAGTTAGAACTTCTGCAAAACTCAGAACTTTCACCACTGTCGGTTTCACTCTTCACCACAAAATGCCCTAACTGATCTACATTGTTAACCAAATTCTCTTCACAAAGAAACTCATAGCTGAAAATCTTCTCCACTTCTCTTCCAAAATCATGAACAAATATGTGAGTTTTTCCCATTTTCTTGCTCCTAGCCAACACTGCTGCTGTAAAGATCGCCGACATTCTCCCCGGAGCTGCCGGAAAGTACCCTCTTGGCCCATCAACAAGAATCACATCCCAAGAGACTTGGTAAATGTGATTCGGCAAATCGTTGATTCCGAGTTTACACTCTGAGAATAACAAATTCTGCACAGGTTTACAATCGTGTTTAGACTTTGCTTTTGCATGAGAAAGAAGCTTAGGATACTCACTAACTTTGGTTGTGAACTGAACATCATAAGCTTCTATTCCTGGGTTGGACTGTTCAAATTTTGAGATCATGTATTCGTTTTCGTCGATGAAAACAGTGCGGCCATTTTGGTTTAGTGCAGACCAGAGAAGTGACTCATGGGTGAGACCAAAGATGAGGAAGTTGGGGTGTGGTGTAAGGTGAAGAGTGGTTGTTATAGCGTTGATTTCTTCAAAGGACATGGATTTGGTGGTGGTGTTTAAGGAGGAGGCATAGTGGAGGAGGGCTTTGGTTACGGAGGGTGGAAGAGGAGAGGCGGTGGAGGATGTGGCCGAGGAGGTGGAAGaggtgatggtggtgatgagAGTGAGAGTGAAGACTATAGTGAAGAATgttagaaggaagaagaaaagccAAAGACGGTGAGAGTGAAAGGGTGTTGTTGGAGCTTGTTTGTGAAGAGAATGATGGAGAAGTATAAGCTTAGGATTTGAattgttcttcatttttttgagactagagagagagagagaggggttACTAGGACTATAATAATAGTactcttttatctttatgtgtTCTGTCAGAGTAGGGTTTCGGAGTGTCTctgtttataaataaatacgTACTCATGTGATCTTTTATTTATCTGATGTAAAACTTTTTAACCGAATCTATATTAATCATCAAGTTGAAGGTGGTAGTGGTAGGACTAGTAGTATTACTGCTAGTAAGGGAAGAGGGGCCAGATGATGTATCGAAGTTAGGAAAGACCGACAGAGGAATTGCGGAGCAGATTGAGAAGAAGGGGTCACGTATCCAGGCAAAGGTCGTGGCTACTGTAAATATATGGACCACGTTTGTAGGTCCATTAAGAATGCTACACGTATACAAAAAATGTGGGTCCAAAACTAGGTTTGATAAAATATACAACATTAAGTATATTTACTTCATTTTATAATCATTCATTTATCGTactaattgtttttatttagtgCTACTAGTTCTATAATGTAGGTTTAGGTTTGTCATTAATTAATTGAAGTCATTAAATAATTGATAGGGTTTGGAAGTGCATCAAAAGTTGTTGGCAAATGGCAAAGgcgtattttttttatttttttttgtccagtAGTCTAGTGACTGGAGCTCACACGTTTAAATGTAGAGAATTCGGTATCCGAAATTCGAACTCCAATCCCTGTATAAATTATGTAATGTCT harbors:
- the LOC25494450 gene encoding protein IRX15-LIKE; the encoded protein is MKNNSNPKLILLHHSLHKQAPTTPFHSHRLWLFFFLLTFFTIVFTLTLITTITSSTSSATSSTASPLPPSVTKALLHYASSLNTTTKSMSFEEINAITTTLHLTPHPNFLIFGLTHESLLWSALNQNGRTVFIDENEYMISKFEQSNPGIEAYDVQFTTKVSEYPKLLSHAKAKSKHDCKPVQNLLFSECKLGINDLPNHIYQVSWDVILVDGPRGYFPAAPGRMSAIFTAAVLARSKKMGKTHIFVHDFGREVEKIFSYEFLCEENLVNNVDQLGHFVVKSETDSGESSEFCRSSNSPLLSVSVSKDVD